The Manihot esculenta cultivar AM560-2 chromosome 11, M.esculenta_v8, whole genome shotgun sequence genome includes a region encoding these proteins:
- the LOC110626782 gene encoding 1-phosphatidylinositol-3-phosphate 5-kinase FAB1B isoform X1 yields the protein MDSPDKTFSELVGVLKSWIPWRSEPPTVSRDFWMPDQSCRVCYECDSQFTIINRRHHCRLCGRVFCAKCTANSVPAPSTDPRTPREELEKIRVCNYCFKQWQQGIATFDNVIQVPSLDLSSSPSVASLASTSETANSSTFTLGSMPCSVGPYQRGQQVACPSAHQISEMETNLSDKQRELALGRSTGLGADIGYQSPNQYAFSMNRSDDDDDDYGVFRSDSEMRHFPQVSEYFHHVEFDDVSNDEGTHRARLDGENIGSKSLSSSPLNHTFGLHGVEGISQPGKKDGLDMDDECEAPSSMYPGENCDAEPVDFENNGLLWLPPEPEDEEDEREAGLFDDDDDDDDDDAAGEWGRLRTSNSFGSGEFRNRDKPVEDHKKGVKNVVDGHFRALVSQLLQVENIPVGDEDDKESWLEIITSLSWEAATLLKPDMSKSGGMDPGGYVKIKCIASGRRCESMVVKGVVCKKNVAHRRMTSRIERPRLLILGGALEYQRVSNHLSSFDTLLQQEMDHLKMAVARIDAHQPDVLLVEKSVSRFAQEYLLAKDISLVLNIKRPLLERIARCTGAQIVPSIDHLSSPKLGYCDKFHVDKFLEDLGTAGQGGKKLMKTLMYFEGCPKPLGFTILLRGANGDELKKVKHVVQYGVFAAYHLALETSFLADEGASLPEFPLNSPITVALPDKPSSIERSISTVPGFTIPANEKPQGLHPSSEPQRSNSVSIAYVDSTISNSSIDQVERQPLTDGPSSQSAAVTSSHINSTAFLSTVPSTVKVFSDSYFEKENKKGNGDSLLAEIIPENKAGAMGDHLTVNGFEHSEGILMNHSPNDIGEMVPSQSHGTEVSSTQESKSNFEEPGPLKEEFPPSPSDHQSILVSLSSRCVWKGTVCERSHLFRIKYYGSFDKPLGRFLRDHLFDNSYTCRSCEMPSEAHVHCYTHRQGTLTISVKKLSEILLPGEKDGKIWMWHRCLRCPRTNGFPPATRRVAMSDAAWGLSFGKFLELSFSNHAAASRVASCGHSLHRDCLRFYGFGNMVACFRYASIDVLSVYLPPAKLDFNFENQEWIQKETVEVVDRAELLFSEVLNALSQIAEKRPSAGPPNSVTKLPESRGQIGELEVMLKKEKAEFEVRLSLHESLQKALNREAKKGQRVIDILEINRLRRQLLFQSYMWDHRLIYAANLDINSLQDNLNWSSSGHEEKPIANTEQLTEMDVNDQPGKSVGSCDSLPVDTTLLKIPDQRAGFGSNPDQCDTVQKTDMNQGSNLEKEDRADLSAVIPICDQPNSLGCSGNVRRTRSESQVPIVSNLSDTLDAAWTGENFPGVGISKDDTSVLSDSVVADLSTTTTALEGLDLNNRAEDQNGPKVSYSPSPALYTKASDNMEDSVSYLRMPFLNFYRSLNKNFLASSEKLDTMGEYNPVYVSSFRELELQGGARLLLPVGVNDTVIPVYDDEPTSIISYALVSPEYHGQLTDVRDLNSSLNLFDSVTSQSFHSVDEVIIDSLRSHGSIDESILSITGSRSPLLLDPLSHTKTMHARVSFGDEGSLGKVKYSVTCYYAKSFEALRRICCPSELDFIRSLSRCKKWGAQGGKSNVFFAKTLDDRFIIKQVTKTELESFIKFAPEYFKYLSDSISSRSPTCLAKILGIYQVTSRHPKGGKESKMDVLVMENLLFRRNLTRLYDLKGSSRSRYNADSSGNNKVLLDQNLIEAMPTSPIFVGNKAKRLLERAVWNDTSFLASIDVMDYSLLVGVDEEKHELVLGIIDFMRQYTWDKHLETWVKASGILGGPKNSSPTVISPKQYKKRFRKAMTAYFLMVPDQWSPPTIVPSKSQSDFCEENNTVGGTSVE from the exons ATGGATTCTCCTGACAAGACATTCTCTGAGCTAGTTGGCGTGTTGAAATCCTGGATCCCTTGGCGATCTGAGCCACCTACTGTGTCAAGGGATTTTTGGATGCCCGACCAAAGTTGTAGGGTATGCTATGAATGCGATTCTCAATTCACAATAATCAACCGTAGACACCATTGTCGACTTTGTGGCCGTGTTTTCTGTGCCAAGTGTACAGCGAACTCAGTTCCTGCCCCATCTACTGATCCAAGGACTCCACGGGAAGAGTTGGAGAAAATTCGGGTATGTAATTATTGTTTCAAACAATGGCAACAGGGGATAGCTACTTTTGATAATGTGATTCAGGTTCCCAGCCTGGATCTCAGTAGTTCACCATCAGTGGCAAGTTTGGCCAGCACTAGCGAAACTGCTAACAGTAGTACCTTCACTCTTGGCTCGATGCCATGCTCAGTTGGCCCCTATCAACGAGGTCAACAAGTTGCCTGTCCCAGTGCACATCAAATATCTGAAATGGAAACAAATTTATCAGATAAACAAAGAGAATTGGCATTGGGAAGGAGCACTGGCCTTGGTGCGGACATAGGCTACCAATCTCCGAACCAATATGCGTTTTCTATGAACAG AAGTGATGACGATGATGATGACTATGGTGTATTTCGCTCTGATTCTGAAATGAGGCATTTTCCACAAGTTAGTGAGTATTTTCACCATGTTGAGTTTGATGACGTGAGCAATGATGAAGGAACACATAGAGCTCGTCTTGATGGAGAAAATATTGGCTCAAAAAGTTTAAGCAGTTCTCCATTGAACCATACTTTTGGCTTACATGGTGTGGAAGGAATTTCACAGCCTGGGAAAAAAGATGGTCTTGATATGGATGATGAGTGTGAGGCACCCTCCTCCATGTATCCTGGGGAAAACTGTGATGCTGAACCTGTGGATTTTGAGAACAATGGACTGCTCTGGCTCCCCCCTGAACcagaagatgaagaagatgaGAGGGAAGCTGGTTtgtttgatgatgatgatgatgatgacgatGACGATGCAGCTGGAGAGTGGGGGCGTTTACGCACCTCAAACAGTTTTGGAAGTGGAGAATTCCGTAATAGAGATAAGCCGGTTGAGGATCACAAGAAGGGTGTGAAGAATGTGGTTGATGGTCATTTCAGGGCTTTGGTATCTCAACTATTACAGGTTGAGAATATTCCTGTGGGTGATGAAGATGATAAAGAAAGCTGGTTGGAAATTATTACATCTCTGTCATGGGAGGCAGCTACACTATTAAAGCCAGATATGAGCAAAAGTGGAGGAATGGACCCTGGTGGATATGTGAAAATAAAGTGCATTGCTTCTGGACGCCGCTGTGAGAG TATGGTGGTCAAAGGAGTTGTTTGTAAGAAAAATGTGGCTCACCGTCGAATGACATCAAGAATAGAAAGACCTCGATTATTGATTCTTGGAGGGGCACTTGAGTACCAGCGTGTTTCTAATCACTTATCAAGTTTTGATACTCTGCTACAGCAG GAAATGGACCATCTGAAGATGGCTGTGGCAAGGATAGATGCACACCAACCTGATGTTCTTTTAGTAGAGAAATCCGTCTCACGATTCGCACAGGAGTACCTTCTTGCTAAAGACATATCTCTAGTTCTCAATATCAAGAGGCCACTTTTAGAGCGCATAGCCCGTTGCACAGGTGCTCAGATAGTTCCTTCAATCGATCACCTCTCTTCCCCAAAGTTAGGCTACTGTGATAAGTTTCATGTGGATAAATTTTTGGAAGATCTTGGTACTGCTGGGCAGGGTGGAAAAAAATTGATGAAGACATTAATGTATTTTGAGGGATGCCCAAAGCCATTGGGTTTTACT ATTTTACTTAGAGGTGCTAATGGGGATGAGTTGAAGAAAGTGAAACATGTGGTCCAATACGGAGTTTTTGCGGCATATCACCTGGCTTTGGAGACATCTTTTCTTGCTGATGAAGGAGCGTCTCTGCCAGAATTCCCCCTCAACTCTCCAATAACGGTAGCACTCCCAGATAAACCTTCTAGCATTGAGAGATCTATATCAACTGTACCTGGTTTTACTATTCCTGCCAATGAAAAGCCTCAGGGACTGCACCCTAGTAGTGAACCACAGAGATCCAACAGCGTCTCCATTGCATATGTTGACTCAACAATCAGCAATTCTTCTATTGACCAAGTTGAAAGACAACCACTTACTGATGGTCCTAGCTCTCAGTCTGCTGCAGTTACTTCCTCTCACATCAATTCAACTGCATTTCTCTCTACTGTTCCTTCTACAGTGAAAGTTTTTTCAGATTCTTACTTtgagaaggaaaataaaaagggaAATGGAGATTCTCTGTTAGCAGAAATAATTCCAGAAAACAAGGCAGGTGCCATGGGTGATCATCTTACTGTTAATGGCTTTGAGCATTCAGAAGGTATTCTAATGAATCATTCTCCAAATGATATTGGTGAAATGGTTCCCTCTCAGTCACACGGTACAGAGGTATCATCCACACAGGAAAGTAAAAGTAACTTTGAGGAGCCAGGACCTTTAAAAGAAGAATTTCCGCCATCACCTTCAGATCATCAGAGCATTTTGGTTTCCTTATCCTCCCGTTGTGTGTGGAAGGGGACTGTCTGTGAAAGGTCTCATCTTTTTCGAATTAAATACTATGGTAGCTTTGACAAACCTTTGGGACGGTTTTTGCGAGACCATTTATTTGATAAT AGTTACACATGCCGTTCTTGTGAGATGCCATCAGAAGCACATGTACATTGTTACACACATCGACAAGGCACCCTGACTATATCTGTTAAGAAGTTGTCAGAAATACTCTTACCGGGTGAAAAGGATGGAAAGATCTGGATGTGGCACAGATGCCTGAGGTGTCCCCGGACCAATGGTTTTCCTCCAGCTACTCGGAGAGTAGCAATGTCTGATGCTGCTTGGGGCTTATCTTTTGGGAAATTTTTGGAGCTTAGTTTTTCAAACCATGCAGCTGCAAGCAGGGTTGCAAGCTGTGGCCATTCTCTGCATAGGGATTGTCTTCGATTCTATGG ATTTGGGAACATGGTTGCTTGCTTTCGATATGCATCGATTGATGTTCTTTCTGTGTATCTTCCACCTGCAAAACTTGATTTCAACTTTGAGAACCAGGAGTGGATACAGAAAGAAACAGTGGAG GTTGTTGACCGGGCAGAGCTTCTATTTTCTGAAGTACTTAATGCTCTGAGTCAAATTGCAGAGAAAAGACCTAGTGCAGGACCACCAAACAGTGTCACAAAACTACCTGAATCAAGAGGCCAAATAGGAGAACTTGAAGTAATGTTAAAGAAGGAGAAGGCAGAATTTGAGGTCAGGCTTTCTCTGCAT GAATCGCTCCAAAAGGCTTTGAATAGAGAAGCAAAAAAGGGTCAGCGTGTTATTGACATTCTTGAGATCAATAGACTGCGGCGACAGTTGCTTTTCCAGTCTTACATGTGGGACCACCGCCTAATTTATGCAGCCAATTTAGATATCAACAGTCTTCAGGATAATTTGAATTGGTCAAGTTCAGGACATGAGGAAAAACCCATAGCTAACACTGAGCAGCTCACTGAGATGGATGTGAATGACCAGCCAGGAAAGAGTGTTGGCAGTTGTGACTCTCTTCCTGTAGATACAACATTGCTTAAGATCCCAGATCAACGAGCAGGATTTGGAAGTAATCCTGATCAGTGTGACACTGTCCAGAAAACAGATATGAATCAAGGTTCTAATCTTGAAAAGGAAGACCGTGCTGACCTTTCAGCTGTCATTCCCATCTGTGATCAACCTAACAGTTTGGGATGTAGTGGAAATGTTCGCAGGACTCGTTCTGAGAGCCAGGTTCCCATTGTGTCAAATTTATCTGATACCCTTGATGCTGCATGGACAGGTGAGAATTTCCCAGGAGTTGGAATATCAAAGGATGATACCAGTGTGCTTTCTGATTCTGTTGTGGCAGATTTGTCAACCACAACTACAGCACTGGAAGGTTTAGATCTAAACAATCGAGCGGAAGACCAAAATGGGCCCAAGGTCAGTTATTCACCTTCACCTGCATTATACACCAAGGCCTCTGATAATATGGAAGATTCTGTCAGCTACTTAAGAATGCCCTTCCTAAACTTTTACCGGTCATTGAACAAGAATTTTCTAGCAAGCTCTGAGAAGCTTGATACAATGGGTGAGTATAATCCAGTCTATGTTTCATCCTTCAGGGAGTTGGAACTGCAGGGTGGTGCTAGGCTCCTCCTGCCTGTGGGTGTAAATGACACTGTCATTCCTGTGTATGATGATGAGCCTACAAGCATTATATCTTATGCACTAGTATCACCAGAGTATCATGGCCAACTAACCGATGTCCGGGATTTGAATTCTTCTTTAAATCTATTTGATTCTGTGACTTCTCAGTCATTCCACTCGGTTGATGAAGTCATCATTGATTCTCTCAGAAGTCATGGGTCTATAGATGAGAGTATCTTGTCTATAACTGGATCTCGTAGCCCTCTGCTTTTAGACCCACTCTCTCACACAAAAACTATGCATGCCAGAGTTTCTTTTGGAGATGAAGGCTCACTTGGAAAGGTGAAATATTCTGTGACTTGTTACTATGCAAAAAGTTTTGAAGCCTTGAGGAGGATATGTTGCCCATCTGAGCTTGATTTCATAAGGTCTCTCAGTCGTTGTAAGAAGTGGGGAGCTCAAGGGGGCAAGAGTAATGTATTCTTTGCTAAAACCTTGGACGACCGGTTTATTATCAAACAAGTCACAAAGACAGAGTTGGAGTCTTTTATAAAATTTGCTCCTGAATATTTCAAGTACCTCTCTGATTCAATCAGCTCAAGAAGTCCAACATGCCTGGCTAAAATTTTGGGGATCTATCAG GTCACATCAAGGCATCCAAAAGGTGGGAAAGAATCAAAAATGGATGTTCTGGTCATGGAGAATCTTCTGTTCAGGAGGAATTTGACCCGCCTTTATGATCTTAAGGGATCTTCCCGATCACGATATAATGCTGATTCTAGTGGGAACAATAAAGTTCTTTTGGATCAGAACTTGATTGAAGCAATGCCAACTTCTCCAATTTTTGTTGGAAACAAGGCAAAGCGGTTGCTAGAGAGAGCTGTCTGGAATGATACTTCTTTTCTAGCA TCTATCGATGTAATGGACTACTCGTTATTGGTCGGGGTGGACGAAGAGAAGCATGAATTAGTTCTTGGAATCATTGATTTCATGAGGCAGTATACATGGGACAAGCACCTGGAAACTTGGGTGAAAGCTTCAGGCATACTCGGTGGGCCAAAGAACTCATCCCCAACTGTGATTTCTCCAAAGCAATACAAAAAGAGGTTCAGGAAGGCAATGACTGCCTATTTTCTGATGGTCCCAGATCAGTGGTCACCTCCTACTATCGTTCCAAGTAAATCCCAGTCAGATTTTTGCGAAGAGAACAACACAGTGGGCGGGACCTCGGTTGAATGA